In Thermosipho atlanticus DSM 15807, one DNA window encodes the following:
- a CDS encoding ArsB/NhaD family transporter — MSLHSILVLLLVIITYLYIIFGKKNKAAVVFGIALLISALRLVEGLETRNVGYIIDVDTLGLLTGMMIIVSFLNKSGFFEFFSIKIIKIGGKNFYLTISLLMVIVALTSAFLDNVVTILVMAPMIFLIADMLEINPIPLMMLTIIVDNIGGSATLIGSPLNLVIGSISGFSFNDFLIKMGPVAIFAFIAIILYFKRHIKIDEKSISKIEKLFELDEKNAINDPKMMIYSLIVFLIVVVLFILHSVLHIELAVIALLGGTFLVFKFSNGYEDVAKDIDWDMLFFFAGLYIISYALDEIGFTEKIANLFTPILGHQLILMLIFYLISILTIPILNNVPAALILAPVIKILVTSGSNPMLWWTFAIGANFATNLTPLGAVQNLVTVSFLEKNLERRFGFLEYMKWTTPSVLISLTVGIIYTLVLLA; from the coding sequence ATGAGCTTACATTCTATTCTTGTTTTACTTCTTGTAATAATAACGTATCTGTATATCATATTTGGTAAAAAAAACAAAGCAGCAGTGGTATTTGGTATTGCGCTTCTTATTTCTGCACTTAGATTAGTTGAAGGTTTGGAAACAAGAAACGTTGGTTACATAATCGACGTTGATACTTTAGGTTTATTAACTGGAATGATGATAATCGTAAGTTTCCTAAACAAATCTGGTTTTTTTGAATTTTTTTCGATTAAAATCATCAAAATTGGTGGAAAAAACTTTTATTTAACAATATCATTATTAATGGTTATAGTGGCATTAACTTCTGCATTTTTAGATAATGTCGTAACTATTTTGGTCATGGCACCTATGATCTTCCTAATTGCTGACATGCTTGAGATCAATCCAATTCCTTTAATGATGCTAACAATAATTGTAGACAACATAGGAGGTTCAGCTACTTTAATTGGAAGTCCTCTGAATCTTGTTATTGGATCAATTAGTGGTTTTTCATTCAATGATTTTTTAATCAAAATGGGTCCAGTTGCTATTTTTGCCTTCATAGCAATTATTCTCTATTTTAAAAGACATATAAAAATTGATGAAAAATCGATATCAAAAATAGAAAAACTCTTTGAACTAGATGAAAAAAATGCTATTAATGATCCAAAAATGATGATATATTCACTAATTGTTTTCTTAATCGTCGTTGTATTGTTTATCTTACATTCTGTATTACACATAGAACTTGCTGTTATTGCACTATTAGGCGGAACATTTTTGGTTTTTAAATTTTCAAATGGTTATGAAGATGTTGCTAAAGATATAGATTGGGATATGCTTTTTTTCTTTGCAGGACTTTACATAATTTCATACGCATTAGATGAAATAGGCTTCACAGAAAAAATTGCAAATTTGTTTACACCAATTCTAGGTCATCAACTAATTCTTATGTTAATTTTTTACTTAATTTCAATTTTGACAATTCCAATTTTAAACAATGTTCCTGCAGCACTAATTTTGGCACCAGTAATAAAAATATTAGTTACTAGTGGTTCAAACCCTATGCTTTGGTGGACGTTTGCTATAGGAGCCAATTTTGCAACCAACCTTACACCACTTGGCGCTGTACAAAACCTAGTAACTGTAAGCTTTTTAGAAAAAAATCTTGAAAGAAGATTTGGTTTTCTTGAATATATGAAATGGACCACACCTTCAGTTCTTATTTCACTAACAGTTGGGATTATTTATACACTTGTTTTACTTGCATAA
- a CDS encoding NUDIX domain-containing protein: protein MKEHTLKSKEIFKGILLHVKKDEVLLSNGRKSVREYVLHPGAVAVVPITEDNKVVFVKQYRYPVKRVLLEIPAGKFDSPNEDPLECAKRELKEETGFLAEEFIYLGYIYTTPGFSNEIIHIYLARNLQKGEMNTDEDEIIELEYKDLNVAINECINGKITDAKTIAGIFKAYFLLSEKKE, encoded by the coding sequence ATGAAAGAACATACTTTAAAGTCAAAGGAAATATTCAAAGGGATTCTATTACATGTAAAGAAAGATGAAGTTTTATTATCTAATGGCAGGAAAAGTGTAAGAGAGTACGTTTTACATCCAGGAGCAGTGGCGGTTGTTCCCATTACCGAAGATAATAAAGTGGTTTTTGTAAAACAATACAGGTATCCTGTCAAACGTGTTTTACTTGAGATTCCCGCGGGGAAATTTGATTCGCCTAATGAAGATCCATTGGAATGTGCTAAGAGAGAATTAAAGGAAGAGACAGGTTTTTTGGCAGAAGAATTTATTTATTTGGGTTACATTTATACAACTCCTGGTTTTTCAAATGAAATAATTCATATCTATCTTGCTAGAAACCTTCAGAAGGGTGAAATGAATACGGATGAAGATGAGATTATAGAGCTTGAATATAAAGATTTAAACGTTGCAATAAATGAGTGTATCAATGGTAAAATTACAGATGCAAAAACTATTGCTGGAATATTTAAAGCTTATTTTTTGCTGAGTGAGAAGAAGGAGTGA
- a CDS encoding ArsR/SmtB family transcription factor: MKKTKDTSKKNNKKNIEVCQTIEIHDEIIKSVKDKIPDEEILNKLADLFKVIGDRTRIKILYTLLQVEKMCVCDLSFVLGKTPSAISHQLRVLRQTELVKYKKEGKVVYYSLNDEHVRELLDVGYTHITE, translated from the coding sequence ATGAAAAAAACGAAAGACACCAGTAAAAAAAATAACAAAAAAAATATTGAAGTGTGTCAGACAATAGAAATTCACGATGAAATAATAAAAAGCGTTAAAGATAAAATTCCAGATGAGGAAATCTTAAATAAATTAGCTGATTTGTTTAAAGTTATTGGAGATAGAACAAGGATAAAAATTTTGTATACTTTATTGCAGGTAGAGAAAATGTGTGTATGTGATTTATCATTTGTTCTTGGAAAGACACCTTCCGCTATTTCTCACCAGTTAAGAGTTTTAAGGCAAACTGAGCTTGTGAAATACAAAAAAGAAGGAAAAGTAGTTTATTACTCTTTAAACGACGAGCACGTAAGAGAATTACTCGATGTTGGTTACACACATATTACCGAATAG